A region from the Hippoglossus hippoglossus isolate fHipHip1 chromosome 16, fHipHip1.pri, whole genome shotgun sequence genome encodes:
- the kif13a gene encoding kinesin-like protein KIF13A isoform X8, whose protein sequence is MSDTKVKVAVRVRPMNRREIELNTKCVVDMEDNQTVLHPPPSNAKGENSRKQSKVFAFDHCFWSIDESNVPKYAGQEVVFKCLGEGILENAFQGYNACIFAYGQTGSGKSFSMMGNGEQPGLIPRLCCSLFERVHREGNEAHSFKVEVSFMEIYNEKVRDLLDPKGNRQSLKVREHKVLGPYVDGLSQLAVTNFEDIEVLMSEGNKSRTVAATNMNEESSRSHAVFSIIVTQTLYDLKSGNSGEKVSKMSLVDLAGSERVSKTGAAGERLKEGSNINKSLTTLGCVISALADQSAGKGKAKFVPYRDSVLTWLLKDNLGGNSKTAMIATVSPSADNYEETLSTLRYADRAKRIVNHAVVNEDPNARIIRELREEVEKLKVQLSQAESMKAPELKEKLQESEKLILEMTVTWEEKLRKTEEIATERQKQLESMGISLETSGIKVGEDKCFLVNLNADPALNELLVYYLKEHTRVGADTSQDIQLFGIGIQPEHCTLEVCTDSDVTLMPIGNARTCVNGAMIDSLVHLWHGDRILWGNNHFFRINLPNRKRRDRLKDLERASPRESFIEADVETASEASSEQDYSYEFAQMEVIMKTLGNNDPMQNVVQVLEKQYLEEKRSALEEQRMMYERELESLRQQLSPEKAPQHHRSSSDRLAFPTHTPHSKLRLWTEERDELFRRSLSRLREQVMKANTLVREANFLAEEMNKLTDYQVTLQIPAANLSANRKQGVIVSEPAIQVRRKGKGTQVWTIEKLENKLVDMRDHYSDWREGTEELYYKANSKHCDPFYEAQENHNLIGVANIFLECLFHDVKLQYAVPIISQQGEVAGRLHIELMRVSGAVPERLCGGDDSSENSSESSCYEVMDTNGEIVHMAKRLTCRVRIREATGLPLNLSNFVFCQYTFWEHGEPTVAPPMVSPDRPSPRSPEAQFTVQFDQCKDYVVHVTDEFLEFISDGALAIEVWGHRCAGNGRSLWELDALEAQTQTLRDRWSEVSRRVELLTSIQELNEQGEYSSVELQSGKDGSTGGVFQLRQGHSRRLQVCVKPVQNSGTLPLLVEALLSISIGCVSARSTKLQRPLDSYQREAEEDMDSYQEEDLNCVRERWSEALIKRREYLDEQIKKIINKQEKSEEDIEREARLVEQWVGLTEERNAVLVPAPGSGIPGAPADWTPPAGMEAHIPVLFLDLNADNLTVNEQLTGPHAAGVNSILPKEHGSQFFYLPIIRHSDEELLAVCSWDSSIHDSVHLNRVTSPNERIYLIIKATVQLSHPASMELVLRKRIAVNIYNKQSFTQSLKRRMSLKNTLYSCGVIYEIVSNIPKASEEPEERETLALMAARGDCEETQDGETYIEKYTRGVLEVENILSLERLRQAVTVKEALAAKGRHLRRSISTPNVQHSSCSKTDLTGCEDEDCKDHCDHVDSSSCNPQDGSLCSTPIKNKENQGLVPESPIFFNSSPFKVLSPQPPKFLKSLLPVKEENKVKKALEARPLLGQEQDSEDEETDLHVTLNLDQGPQDHGGFQPYIPEDFANFEIYNATLESQEGFLSSCSDLKGSRCGGGSSEREVSRSPTASSCTSGYFSHSASNATLSDMPFTASESSDQLSCTSRDQQDSLGCSAGRGCAQAKGVSAGTDTQQPPLSADTVQDLPAPPQGSALVCITNCTDKKQTFPLPHNCVLGTSQEFTDFKGADDSPAESDLARLTEGWQPEDVEQKKPDNVEPCDTSNQPPSGVASNPENAICKYPKSEDSVSVPVTCPNTTTVCTSVRAPVSVPDKVPAPSQTQIIPSASAPPPASPSPAASCAPVRRSGGEPPIQEPTQGDLPHGSPCPSPNPSSAEPSGDSSGDESTPVAQLPDWMAPGEQVWVGKRRGTVHYVGGVEFAKGIWIGVKLDMAVGKHNGTVQGRVYFRCPPGHGVFVKPSRLTRGPPSMDTEPQTVIR, encoded by the exons GTCAAGAGGTGGTGTTCAAGTGCCTTGGAGAGGGAATACTCGAAAATGCATTCCAGGGATATAATGCCTGTATATTTGCCTATGGACAAACAG GTTCAGGCAAGTCCTTTTCCATGATGGGGAATGGGGAGCAGCCGGGTTTAATCCCTCgactctgctgctcactgttTGAGAGGGTCCACAGGGAGGGGAATGAGGCtcatagttttaaggtggaGGTTTCGTTCATGGAGATCTACAACGAGAAGGTCCGTGACCTGCTGGATCCCAAAGG GAACAGACAATCACTGAAAGTTCGAGAACACAAAGTCCTGGGTCCGTATGTGGACGGTCTGTCTCAGCTGGCTGTGACCAACTTCGAG GACATCGAGGTGTTGATGTCAGAGGGGAACAAGTCGCGCACAGTTGCAGCCACCAACATGAACGAGGAGAGCAGTCGTTCACATGCTGTCTTCAGCATCATcgtcacacaaacactttatgATCTAAAGTCCGGG AATTCAGGGGAGAAAGTGAGCAAGATGAGTCTGGTTGACCTGGCAGGAAGTGAGCGAGTCTCTAaaactggagctgctggagagagacTTAAAGAGGGCAGCAATATAAACAA ATCTCTCACCACATTAGGCTGTGTGATCTCTGCTCTGGCCGATCAGTCTGCAGGGAAGGGGAAGGCCAAGTTTGTGCCTTACAGAGACTCAGTCCTCACCTGGCTGCTGAAg GACAACCTCGGCGGCAACAGCAAGACAGCCATGATAGCCACAGTGAGTCCTTCAGCTGACAACTACGAGGAGACTCTGTCCACACTGCGCTACGCTGACAGGGCCAAGAGAATCGTCAACCACGCCGTGGTGAACGAAGACCCCAACGCTCGCATCATCAGAGAGctcagggaggaagtggagaagctCAAGGTTCAGCTCTCTCAGGCCGAG TCCATGAAGGCTCCTGAACTGAAGGAGAAACTGCAGGAGTCTGAGAAGCTCATCCTGGAGATGACTGTCACCTGGGAGGAGAAACtaagaaagacagaggagattGCGACT GAGCGTCAGAAGCAGCTGGAGAGCATGGGCATCTCTTTGGAAACATCTGGGATTAAAGTTGGTGAAGACAAGTGTTTCCTTGTCAATCTAAATGCTGATCCCGCCCTTAATGAGCTACTGGTCTACTACCTGAAG GAGCACACACGTGTGGGCGCAGACACGTCTCAGGACATCCAGCTCTTTGGGATTGGCATCCAGCCGGAGCACTGCACCCTGGAAGTCTGCACAGACAGTGATGTCACCCTGATGCCCATCGGGAATGCCAG gACCTGTGTGAACGGAGCAATGATCGATTCCTTGGTGCACCTGTGGCATGGAGACCGGATCTTATGGGGCAACAACCACTTCTTCAG GATCAATCTGCCTAATCGAAAGCGGCGGGACCGTTTGAAGGACCTGGAGCGAGCTTCTCCCAGAGAGAGCTTCATCGAGGCGGACGTGGAGACAGCCAGCGAGGCGTCTTCGGAGCAGGACTACAGCTATGAGTTTGCACAGATGGAGGTCATAATGAAGACTCTTGGGAACAATG ACCCCATGCAGAACGTGGTCCAGGTGCTGGAGAAGCAGTACCTGGAGGAGAAGCGGTCggctctggaggagcagaggatgatgtATGAGCGAGAGCTGGAGTCGCTGAGGCAACAGCTGTCTCCTGAGAAAGCACCACAGCACCACCGCAGCAGCAGTGACCGCCTCGCGTTCCCGACACACACGCCTCACAGCAAGCTGCGGCTGTGGACGGAGGAGCG CGATGAGCTTTTTCGTCGGAGTCTCTCTCGGCTCAGGGAGCAGGTGATGAAAGCCAACACTTTGGTGCGAGAAGCCAACTTTCTGGCAGAGGAGATGAACAAACTGACGGACTATCAGGTCACCCTTCAGATTCCTGCGGCCAACCTCAGCGCCAACCGCAAG CAGGGAGTGATAGTGAGCGAGCCGGCCATCCAGGTGCGGAGGAAAGGGAAGGGGACTCAGGTTTGGACCATTGAGAAGCTGGAGAACAAACTGGTGGACATGAGAGACCACTACAGTGACTGGAGGGAAGGCACAGAGGAGCTG tattaCAAAGCAAACAGTAAGCACTGTGATCCATTCTATGAGGCACAAGAGAACCACAACCTGATAGGAGTGGCCAACATTTTTCTCGAGTGCCTTTTCCATGATGTTAAACTGCAATACGCTGTTCCCATCATCAGCCAACAGGGGGAG GTTGCAGGCCGGTTGCACATTGAGCTGATGCGAGTCAGTGGTGCCGTACCAGAGCGTCTGTGTGGGGGAGATGACTCATCAGAAAACTCCAGTGAGAGTAGCTGCTATGAGGTCATGGACACCAATGGGGAGATCGTCCACATGGCTAAGAGGCTCACCTGCAGG GTGCGGATCAGGGAGGCCACAGGTCTGCCGCTCAACTTGTCcaactttgttttctgtcagtaCACCTTCTGGGAGCATGGTGAGCCCACTGTGGCTCCTCCCATGGTTAGCCCAGACAGACCCTCCCCTCGAAGCCCTGAAGCCCAGTTTACTGTCCAGTTTGATCAATGCAAG GACTATGTTGTTCATGTGACGGACGAGTTTCTAGAATTTATATCTGATGGAGCTTTGGCGATAGAGGTTTGGGGTCACCGCTGTGCTGGGAATGGACGTTCACTCTGGGAATTGGATGCACTAGAGGCCCAGACCCAAACACTCAGAGACAG GTGGAGCGAGGTGTCTCGCAGGGTCGAGCTGTTGACCTCCATCCAGGAGCTGAACGAGCAGGGCGAGTATTCatctgtggagctgcagtctgGAAAAGACGGCAGCACCGGAGGAGTCTTCCAACTACGACAG GGTCACtccaggaggctgcaggtttGCGTGAAACCAGTCCAAAACTCAGGCACTCTGCCTCTGCTGGTGGAGGCTCTGCTGTCCATCTCTATTGGCTGTGTGTCGGCTCGCTCCACCAAGCTGCAGAGACCTCTTGACAGCTACCAG AGAGAGGCGGAAGAGGATATGGATAGTTATCAG GAGGAAGATCTCAACTGTGTGAGAGAGCGCTGGTCAGAAGCTCTGATCAAACGTCGGGAGTACCTGGACGaacaaatcaagaaaataatcaacaaacAAG AAAAGTCAGAGGAGGATATTGAGCGAGAGGCTCGGCTGGTGGAGCAGTGGGTTGGACTGACTGAAGAGAGAAATGCAGTGCTGGTACCTGCACCTGGCAGTGGCATCCCTGGGGCTCCTGCAGACTG GACCCCACCTGCAGGAATGGAAGCTCACATCCCTGTACTCTTCCTGGACTTGAATG CGGATAATCTGACAGTGAACGAGCAGCTGACGGGCCCACATGCTGCAGGCGTTAACTCCATCCTGCCTAAGGAGCACGGAAGCCAGTTCTTCTATCTGCCCATCATCAGACATAGTGATGAGGAG TTGTTGGCAGTGTGCTCCTGGGACTCGTCCATCCACGATTCTGTGCACCTCAACCGGGTAACATCTCCCAACGAACGCATCTACCTGATCATCAAAGCCACGGTGCAGCTCAGCCACCCTGCCTCCATGGAGCTGGTGCTCCGCAAGCGGATCGCCGTCAACATCTACAACAAACAG aGTTTTACTCAGAGTCTCAAGAGAAGAATGTCGCTAAAGAACACACTTTACTCCTGTGGTGTGATTTATGAAATCGTTTCCAACATACCAAAG GCCtcagaggagccagaggagagggAAACCTTGGCCCTCATGGCTGCTCGTGGCGACTGCGAGGAGACTCAGGACGGAGAAACCTACATAGAGAAATACACACGGGGAGTTCTGGAAGTGGAGAACATCCTCAGTCTAGAAAGGTTACGGCAG GCTGTGACAGTGAAGGAAGCTCTCGCTGCTAAAGGGAGACACCTAAGAAGGAGTATCAGCACACCAAATGTACAGCAT TCTTCATGTAGTAAAACAGACCTGACAGGTTGTGAGGATGAAGACTGCAAG GATCACTGTGATCATGTGGACAGCTCCAGCTGCAATCCTCAGGATGGCTCCCTTTGCAGCACTCCCATTAAAAACAAGGAGAACCAAG GTTTGGTTCCAGAGAGCCCGATCTTTTTCAACTCCAGCCCCTTCAAAGTCCTCTCCCCTCAGCCGCCCAAGTTCCTCAAGTCCCTGCTGCCGGTCAAAGAGGAGAACAAGGTGAAGAAAGCCCTGGAGGCTCGGCCGCTGCTGGGACAAGAG CAGGACTCTGAGGACGAGGAGACGGACCTGCATGTGACTCTGAACCTGGATCAGGGCCCTCAGGATCACGGCGGCTTCCAGCCTTATATCCCAGAGGACTTTGCAAACTTTGAGATCTACAACGCCACTCTGGAGAGCCAGGAGgggttcctctcctcctgttctgaCTTGAAGGGAAGCCGGTGTGGAGGCGGgagcagcgagagagaggtgTCCCGAAGCCCCACGGCCAGCAGTTGCACCAGTGGCTACTTTTCACACAGTGCCTCCAACGCCACGCTGTCCGACATGCCTTTCACTGCCAGTGAGAGCTCTGACCAGCTCAGCTGCACCTCCAGAGACCAACAGGACTCCCTCGGCTGTTCCGCTGGACGAGGCTGCGCCCAAGCCAAAGGTGTATCTGCAGGGACCGAcactcagcagcctcctctctcgGCAGACACGGTGCAGGATCTGCCCGCCCCCCCTCAGGGCTCCGCACTTGTCTGTATTACTAATTGCACAGACAAGAAGCAAACATTCCCTCTGCCTCACAACTGTGTCCTCGGCACCAGCCAGGAGTTCACCGACTTCAAAGGGGCTGACGACAGCCCTGCAGAGAGCGATTTAGCACGTCTTACAGAGGGATGGCAGCCGGAGGATGTGGAGCAGAAGAAACCTGATAACGTAGAACCATGTGACACCAGCAATCAACCCCCCTCTGGTGTCGCATCTAATCCTGAAAATGCAATATGCAAATATCCCAAGAGCGAAGACTCTGTTAGTGTACCTGTGACCTGCCCAAACACAACTACAGTTTGCACTTCAGTCAGAGCCCCAGTTAGTGTTCCTGACAAAGTCCCAGCTCCATCTCAAACCCAAATAATTCCCTCTGCATCGGCCCCACCTCCAGCATCACCATCCCCGGCTGCATCTTGTGCCCCAGTGAGGCGATCGGGAGGAGAGCCTCCGATCCAGGAGCCTACACAGGGAGATCTGCCCCACGGGAGCCCCTGTCCCAGTCCTAACCCCAGCAGTGCCGAGCCCTCGGGGGACTCCAGCGGGGATGAGAGCACCCCTGTGGCTCAGCTCCCGGACTGGATGGCGCCTGGGGAGCAGGTGTGggtggggaagaggagaggaacagtCCACTATGTTGGAGGGGTAGAGTTTGCCAAGGGAATTTGGATTGGTGTGAAACTGGACATGGCAGTGG GTAAGCACAACGGGACTGTCCAGGGCAGGGTGTACTTCCGCTGCCCCCCAGGCCACGGTGTGTTTGTCAAACCGTCTCGTCTCACCAGAGGACCCCCCTCCATGGACACAGAACCCCAGACTGTAATCAGATAG